A part of Clarias gariepinus isolate MV-2021 ecotype Netherlands chromosome 14, CGAR_prim_01v2, whole genome shotgun sequence genomic DNA contains:
- the LOC128540797 gene encoding dual specificity phosphatase 29-like isoform X1, giving the protein MASYGLKSGVKADVPENKQDYVTPSNYELEKLLSRSTVAYTRVNEVWTNIFIGDEQTARNRYGLQKMGVTHVLNAAEGERNSVCTGAGYYSDMDIEYYGIVAEDIPSFDLSLHFFTTAEYMRRVLSDAQNKLLVHCVMGRSRSATLVLAYLMIEEKMTLVEAIEHVKSHRQIIPNRGFLKQLRELDAFLLEQRTADTHTHTEDTTERTEQ; this is encoded by the exons ATGGCGTCTTATGGACTGAAGTCTGGTGTAAAGGCAGATGTTCCTGAGAACAAACAAGACTACGTGACGCCCAGTAACTACGAGCTGGAGAAGCTGCTCTCACGCAGCACCGTAGCGTACACGCGCGTCAATGAAGTCTGGACAAACATCTTTATCGGAGACGA gCAGACAGCGCGTAACCGGTATGGGCTACAGAAAATGGGCGTGACTCATGTTTTAAATGCTGCAGAGGGCGAGAGGAACAGTGTGTGCACTGGGGCCGGTTACTATAGCGACATGGACATCGAGTACTACGGCATCGTGGCAGAGGACATTCCTTCATTTGACCTCAGTCTGCACTTCTTCACTACAGCGGAGTATATGAGACGCGTCCTGAGTGATGCACAGA ACAAGCTGTTAGTGCACTGTGTAATGGGACGCAGCCGCTCGGCCACGCTGGTCCTCGCCTACCTGATGATTGAGGAGAAGATGACGCTGGTGGAGGCCATCGAACATGTGAAGAGCCACAGACAGATCATCCCTAACCGTGGCTTCCTGAAGCAGCTGAGGGAACTCGACGCCTTCCTTCTGGAGCAGAGGaccgcagacacacacacacacactgaggacaCGACTGAGAGGACTGAACAGTAA
- the LOC128540797 gene encoding dual specificity phosphatase 29-like isoform X2, whose product MKSGQTSLSETNRQTARNRYGLQKMGVTHVLNAAEGERNSVCTGAGYYSDMDIEYYGIVAEDIPSFDLSLHFFTTAEYMRRVLSDAQNKLLVHCVMGRSRSATLVLAYLMIEEKMTLVEAIEHVKSHRQIIPNRGFLKQLRELDAFLLEQRTADTHTHTEDTTERTEQ is encoded by the exons ATGAAGTCTGGACAAACATCTTTATCGGAGACGA acaggCAGACAGCGCGTAACCGGTATGGGCTACAGAAAATGGGCGTGACTCATGTTTTAAATGCTGCAGAGGGCGAGAGGAACAGTGTGTGCACTGGGGCCGGTTACTATAGCGACATGGACATCGAGTACTACGGCATCGTGGCAGAGGACATTCCTTCATTTGACCTCAGTCTGCACTTCTTCACTACAGCGGAGTATATGAGACGCGTCCTGAGTGATGCACAGA ACAAGCTGTTAGTGCACTGTGTAATGGGACGCAGCCGCTCGGCCACGCTGGTCCTCGCCTACCTGATGATTGAGGAGAAGATGACGCTGGTGGAGGCCATCGAACATGTGAAGAGCCACAGACAGATCATCCCTAACCGTGGCTTCCTGAAGCAGCTGAGGGAACTCGACGCCTTCCTTCTGGAGCAGAGGaccgcagacacacacacacacactgaggacaCGACTGAGAGGACTGAACAGTAA
- the LOC128540798 gene encoding dual specificity protein phosphatase 13-like: MHHRRVSLTDQVGEKGRYETPPTSDLYRLLWINPGSSSHMDEVRPGIYIGDLYAAKDKPMLQALNISHVLNAAHGKYNVNTGASYYRGTNIEYLGVEAFDMPNFDISPFFHSAAKFIKNAVSTPGGKVLVHCAMGLSRSSTLVLAYLMMEEKMTLVEAITAVAPHRNICPNTGFLEQLRTLDTQLQNRHSAI; this comes from the exons ATGCACCACAGAAGAGTCTCTCTCACAGACCAGGTGGGAGAAAAGGGCAGGTATGAGACTCCGCCCACCTCCGATCTCTACAGGTTACTGTGGATCAACCCGGGCAGCAGCAGCCACATGGATGAGGTCAGACCGGGCATCTACATCGGAGACCT GTATGCAGCTAAAGACAAGCCCATGTTACAGGCCCTGAACATCAGTCATGTGTTAAACGCAGCTCACGGTAAATACAACGTGAACACAGGAGCGAGTTACTACAGAGGCACCAACATCGAGTACCTCGGCGTGGAGGCCTTCGACATGCCCAACTTCGACATCAGCCCCTTCTTCCACAGCGCCGCCAAGTTCATCAAGAATGCAGTGAGCACCCCTGGAG gtAAGGTGTTAGTGCACTGTGCGATGGGTCTGAGCCGCTCGTCCACGCTGGTCCTCGCCTACCTGATGATGGAGGAGAAGATGACGCTGGTGGAGGCCATCACTGCAGTGGCGCCACACAGGAACATCTGCCCCAACACGGGCTTCCTGGAGCAGCTGCGCACACTCGACACACAGCTGCAGAACAGACACAGCGCCATCTAG
- the adkb gene encoding adenosine kinase b, whose product MPTASENALFGMGNPLLDISAVVDKDFLDKYGLKPNDQILAEEKHKALFDELVKKSKVEYHAGGSTQNSVKIAQWMIQKPHKVATFFGCIGKDHFGEILKQKAAEAHVDAHYYEQSEQPTGTCAACITGDNRSLVANLAAANCYNKEKHLDLENNWNLVEKARVFYIAGFFLTVSPESVLKVAKHASDHNKIFGLNLSAPFISQFFKEPLMNVLPYVDILFGNETEAATFAKEQGIETDDIEEIARRVQLLPKVNKNRKRIVVFTQGPDDTVATVGEKVTRFPVLDIDQNDIVDTNGAGDAFVGGFLSELVQEKSLEQCIQAGHYAANVIIRRSGCTFPEKPNFY is encoded by the exons ATGCCTACAGCCAG TGAGAATGCCCTGTTCGGGATGGGTAACCCCCTGCTGGACATCTCCGCCGTGGTGGACAAAGACTTTCTGGACAA gtatggCCTGAAGCCCAATGATCAGATCCTGGCAGAGGAGAAGCACAAAGCGCT gTTTGATGAGCTTGTGAAAAAGAGTAAAGTGGAGTACCATGCAGGCGGCTCGACACAGAACTCGGTTAAAATTGCCCAG tggatgATCCAGAAGCCCCACAAGGTGGCGACGTTTTTCGGCTGTATCGGTAAAGACCACTTTGGAGAGATCCTGAAGCAGAAAGCGGCTGAAGCTCACGTGGACGCGCATTACTACGAGCAGAGCGAGCAGCCGACGGGAACCTGCGCAGCCTGCATCACCGGGGACAacag gtctcTAGTTGCTAACTTGGCAGCTGCTAACTGTTACAATAAGGAGAAACATCTGGATCTGGAGAATAACTGGAACCTGGTGGAGAAAGCAAGAGTCTTCTATATCgct ggtttcTTCCTGACCGTGTCCCCTGAGTCGGTACTGAAGGTGGCCAAACACGCCAGTGACCACAACAAGATCTTCGGTCTGAACCTCTCCGCTCCCTTCATCAGTCAGTTCTTTAAAGAGCCTCTGATGAACGTTCTGCCCTACGTCGACATCCTGTTCGGCAACGAgacg GAAGCAGCGACGTTTGCAAAGGAGCAGGGAATAGAG acagaCGATATAGAAGAGATTGCGCGCAGGGTTCAGCTCCTCCCCAAAGTGAACAAGAACAGAAAGAGGATCGTGGTGTTCACTCAGGGGCCGGACGACACCGTCGCCACCGTGG gtgagaaGGTGACCCGGTTCCCCGTGTTGGACATCGATCAGAATGACATCGTGGACACTAACGGAGCAGGAGACGCTTTTGTAGGAG ggttcCTCTCGGAGCTGGTTCAGGAGAAATCTCTGGAGCAGTGTATCCAGGCCGGTCACTACGCCGCTAACGTCATCATCCGACGCTCCGGGTGCACTTTCCCTGAGAAACCAAACTTCtattaa